The genomic DNA CGGTCTGTTTACCTCCAAGGTGTAAGTCAGGCACACCAGGAGGTGTAAACGCGACtgctttcgtctccgttttcgtgAGAGGTCTGTTGCTGGTGCCCGCGAAGATACTCAGCCAGGACTTGCGATCGCATCCACAGAATCCCTCGAGTTTCGCCATCGAGAccagtttccttttcttcaaACTCACGAACCGCCTCGTTACATGCAACATCTCACGGTTTTGCCTTGTCTTCCACCATGGGTGGGTGCGTCGCCGTACCCTGTCGGATGCCGCGTTGCGAATTTCAGCCCCGAGGGAACAGCCGCGCAGTTCTTCTTTGCAAAGTATCGGTGGCATGGTGTCGCGCAGCTCAAGAAACAAGCGTAGGGATGTAGCACATCTAAGCAGCGATCCGTTCACGCGAAGGCGGCGTGGGCGATGTCGATGTTTTTCAGAGCCTCCCCGGCTTACGATTGACCGCGTTCCGgccgcagaaaaagacgcgagcTGGAGTTTGGAATGTGTGTACGCCGGTTCCTCGAAATCCCGCGGGACTGGTCGAGTGTCTGTAACGGAATTCACGAACGAAACCCCACCAGGAACATCTGGCGCGTGTGAAAGCGTCTGGAGTTTCCCTGCGGCCTCCACCGGCGGAACCGCCACCGAGCAGCTTTCCGAAGCGTTTGTGTGTGAGCGTCTCCCacaggcgcgtctcgcggtTTGTAGCAACGCCCCgtgccgagaaaaagcgccTAGCCTTAGCGCGAAGCCTGACTGATCTTTACCGGCCGCTTTTTATGTTTATCTgagaagaagtggaggaCCGGGAGAAACGGTCGTGCCGGCACGCGCTCCCGCTGTTTTCCAAGAGCGCAACTAAAGGGATACAAAAATATCGTACCGCACATACAGACAAGACGGCTCCAGGTGCTGTTAAGTCCCCCTCGAGTCGCGCTCACACACGAAAGCTTCATCCACATCGAACAGCCCCACAACTACGACACGGTCCGGGCGCAACGAGGCCCTCAAAGAAACGAACAGAAAGACGCAAGCGCCgctcgacagagacgcggtTTTTCGGTTTGCGACTGTGTTCCCCACAGACACCCACCCTGCACGCGCTTCATTCACACAGAAATCGGAGGATTGAAAAGAATGCCTATTTTTTTAAGTTCCTTGATCCATCGAGTGGGACAACCCcccttctcgcgctgtcCGTCCGCGGCGCGGGTCCCGCGAAATCAAGCTCTttatgattgctgtacaccaccaccCCAATGGACTGCTTAAATCTCCCCACAAAACGTTGTATGAACCTAGGAACCCCATTTTATAGTGTGCGTCACGGGAGTCCAGTTTCAGTAAATCAGCCAGCAACGCACGAGAAGATTGGCGAGCGCTTGAGAGCGCCATACTCGTACTCGACAGCGCCGCCGGCGTCGTCCTTTTTAGCCTGGCCAGACTTGCTGCCTCCGCTGTCGGAGCCGTCTGAGGCAAACTCTGAGCCGTCTGTTTCGGAGCTGTCCCTTCTGGTCGCTTCCTCAGGAAAGCGATTCCCGGCTTTCTGCCGTGTGTGAGCCTTTTCAGCGTGACTCTCTGATTCGTCCCCGCTGTCGGTTCGTTCCGACTCCTCGTCAACATGGCCGCCGTCCCTCTTTCGTCCAGTGCTGCTGGTGGTTTCGCGGCTCAGCACTGCCGCGTCCGAATACAGTTTCTCTTCAGCCACTGCGTTGTCCACCTCAACTTCTTCAACGCTCGCAGGCGTCACGCTCCCCCTCTCAGGGCTTGGCAGGCagttcgcctccctcgccaAGTTCTCCTGGTTCTCTTGGACAAAACACGACTCGTAGGcctgtcgcgtcttcccgcGGCTCGGCCTCCCTTCGGCCGCTGCACTTGTTTTGAAAGTTGTTCGCGCCATGAGGTAGGTGAGCAGCAGCTGGGGACAGTAGAGCCGAGCGCGGTCGAACGGAAGCGAGTACACGTACTTCCCGTCGACGAGGTACTGGACATAGACGCAGTTCCCGCCTTTTGACGGCGCGTCGCCATGCGCCGAAGCCGGCTGCGCTTCAGGAGCGGTCTTGGAatcttcgccgcctgcggcgtctcctccagGGCGGCCTGAAAGTCGCACGTTCTCGGTCTCTGCActgcgccgctcgcgcttcgccGGCAGTCCAGatccgtcctctctctccgtccgcgGCAACCTCCCGGGGGAGAGACCCTCGCAGGCCGGCGTGTCGCCGAGATGGGCATCGCTCTTGGGTTTGAGTGGGACGTTTTTGAATCGGAAGACCGACAGTCGCCCGTCCGTCAGGACCGTCTCGTCTAGcaagcgacacacacacacacacacaaaggcAATGGTTCGTCTCTATGGACAACGCGGCTTGCCATCTCGACGCTGCAAGGCCAGTCCAAGCCCCCGAGCGCGTCAGCAATccacagagacgccgcagctTCTGCGGCAGAAAGGCGTTGCTGTGATCCTCTCTGGCCGCGCCACGCTCCTGCCTCCTACAACCCTTCAGAAAAAAAGCGCCGCCGTCACGGAAGCAACAAGCAAGCGCTCAAATATCCTAGGAGTGTAGGGAAATCAAGGCTCCCTGCAAGGGCGTGCGGGGGCGTGGAGGTTTGTGTCGGGGGGCTCCTCAGTCTGATGTCGCGTTGCGCCTTCTTTGTAAAAGCCGTCGGCCGTCGAAGCAGCACGTGGACAGAGAGGCTGGGGGTGAAGATCTGGAGCTGTGTCTCCCGAACGCCACTGACGCGAGCAGGCGCAGTGCCTGAACTGCGCGGACCTACCTGGGAGGTGATGAGGCGGCGGCTCGGTGTCCGTCCCGTAGATAATAGGGTAAGGCAGAAgttcgtcgtcttccccaCTTGAGTCTTGCTCGCGGTCGGCATCCTCCACGCCtggcgcttcctcgctgccttcatgctcttcttcgttctcgtcttcagacgaagcctttcctctcttaGACGAACTGTGtgtccttcgcctcttccctgcGGGGGGGCGGCCCGCGCCTCGACGAGCCTTCGACTGGCCTTTCCCCGGACGCGTGGGATCAGCGACGTCGTCTTCACTGCgcccgtcgtcctcgtcctcatCTTCAAAGGCGCTGCTTGACTCGTCGTTCTTGTGCGCCATCCTCCACCTGGGAAAAGCGTGCACATGCAAGCGGCACACACAGAGCGCGTtagagaaagagatgaaACGCCTTTTTTAAAGGGAGAGGTGCGGCTCCGTGTTTACCGTCGGTGCCTCTTTGGGAGAGACCTGGCAGTCCAGTAGACGTGGGAGGATCTGTGTGCAACGTGACAGACTCCCGCGCAGCAGGACTCCTCCAACGACCTACAGACAGTGCGCGCGGCACTCTAGCcccagaggaagacgaccgACCTCTTGACGCAGGCGCTCTCCACACACAAGACATATGTACCGCCCCGTCTCGCTCCGAACTAGAGAGCATGCAAGTTTCTCAGGGGCGACGCTTCACCTCGGGTGGAGTGGAGCGACGGCAGGGGAatcggaggaaaacgcgagagccgACTGCCGCCCTCTCGTAAGATTCGACCGCGACAACACAATTGCAGCGAGGACGACACCCCACACTTTTTCGTCTTACTCCCTCTGTAGCCGGTCCATTTGCTTCCAGAACGCAGGCGAGCCCCGCAAGTTTGCCTGTACGCACAGAAGTGCGCAGCGTAACGCGTCGTTTCAAGGAAGCAGACTGAGGCACGGTTACGAAAAAAGTTTTTAGACGCGGAGTCGAAGCATCAGTTTATCGTgatgcggagagaggcaactCCGGGCATCCTCCCTCTGCTGAGgtacagaagagagagagacagccaaaCGCCTGACGGCTCAGCGCAGGATGAACCTCGCCTCGACTCCGAAACGGATCAAGCAAACGAACATGGCAACACACATTGCGCGAACCACCGCGGAAAAATCGGCGTGCAGTGCGGCCACGTACTCGCGTCTCCCATGTGTCCTCGTCGGAGTCGTAGCCTTTCCATCGCACTTTCCAACGTGCCTGAGGGAGGCAACTCACAGGCGCAAACACAAAGACGATCCTGTGCTCAAATCGGGGTGAGACGCTCGCTCGGGCACATCCTGAAGACAAGCAATGCAGCGACGTGTACCACAAGGAGTCAAGACAATCCCTTGGACGGAAACAGGCGCGGAGTCTAAGAAGAACGCTGAGTCGCCACAAAAAAGAGTTGCAACAGAAAAACCTTCGATTGGTCCGTTCGTTATGCCCCCGCCCCCCGCAGACGGCAGGTTGAGTGCTGGAGACGGTGCTCTAGGTCTTTGCTTCTTTGTCGCACAGAAGAGCCCTGCGGTCTGGTTTCGCATCCTCACCACCCCCCGTCGGTCCTCAGTGTATGCGACAACGTCCTCCACTTCGTATTCTGGTTCCTTCTCCACCTTTGGGTTTCCTCCAGAGGATCCCGACGCTTTGGAGGTCCGGCGCGCGTGCTGCTTCTTGTTTCCTGTAGCCAAAGCAAAGCCTCAAAAAAACACCTGCCAGGATCGGCAACTTTTGATGCGTTGCACCTGTTCCCAGGCTCACCATgctgtgtatatacactcgACCCTCTTGCTGCTGCGCGGTGGAACACGGAACAGAGGCATGCAACAGACGAGTCAATTTTGCGTCCACCAAGCTCTGCTGCCGACCAGTCTTTTTGAAGGCGTTCTGCATGGCGAGGCACTGCTGCCATGGATCAGagctcgcgtttcgccccGCGGCTCTAAACGGAACGAGTTGGACCTTCCCTCAACACCACGTGTTCCATCAATTTTGCACACAGGCCTGTCTGAGCCTTTCAGAAAAACGCTTGCAGAGGCCGTCTAAGCGAGTTCGGTGCACGACAGAATACTGCGACGCGCTTAAAAAGAGTGTGCGCAGATCTACGTAGGCAAAAAACTCGGCACGGATacggaaaggggaaagagcgacGGGGGCTGTGCGCGCGCGTACTCAACCGAAATCCAGCACATTTAGCTGTCTTTTAAGAAGTCCAGTGGACCGGCCCGTGTGCCGCAGCCGTAcagaacttggttgtctgtatctcatCACTGGAGTCATATTCAGTCCCACGCTTAGCAttcgagaggaagaaagcattCTTGCTGCGTGCGTTCGaactcgccttcgctctccaTAATTTCGAGCGGAAAACttcccttcgcctttccccaTTTCCCCGGTTTGGATGCGGTTGCAACGGAACCCCGGAACTGGCTGGTAACTAACACTCGACTACGGGAGAAAGCGGTGTTCGCAATCGCTTCAGAATTAAGGACCCGAGCTTTTATCACGGAGCTTGGACTTGTCGCTGTACACAGACAAGACGCCTTCCTTTGGGAAGCCATTCCACGAAGTGCGCTCCTCACGAGAGGCTGTAGCGGCCAACTGACAGAAGGGATGATGTTGTGACGAACACACACAAGGAACGGAGCTCGAACGACGCAGCCCTCTGGGCTGGTGTCGACGTGGAGTGCGCACAAACGTCGAGGCACGAGAAATCTGAACGACGCGCCGGATTTTGCCACTCAGCACTGCGCTCGTTGGCTCCCAGCACACGAACGCAGCACGGCCTAACTCGATACGTACAACAAAACAAACGTTTTGCTGTACGTATACAGTTGAATCAAAAATTCGTCGACGGCCGCTAACCTCCGGAAACGCGCACCGCGGGTGTTTTCGTTCCCTCTGTTCAGCTCACCTCGTTCGCGGGCCATTCTTTTGCGATGTGTACAACCTGTTGGTCACGGGAGGGCAAAAGTGAAAACACTCGCCGTGCCGCAAAGAATTCGAGTGGATTCTACCCTCCAGTCCCAGGGCACGCGCGATTTCTCGCCCATCAAAAAGGCAGGGAAGCAAGTGGCGAACGTTTCTGGCGACGAATTTACACATTGACAATTTGAAAACTGCCGGCATGCACACGGCTGCTGTTTTCCTTGGAAACCCCGCTAGGAAGAAAGCTGGAATTGACAAGTTCTCAACGGCGCCTGGCAAACTTGATACGTGGAGTGTTCAGGTGATGACTCGGTCGGACGCTGACGCAGCATGCGGTTTCATGCACGGCAAGGAAAGGACTCTCGTGGTTGAGCCTCCAAATTTTCGCAGTGCGGTCCGGTGGATGCTCAACAGACACGAACGCTGAGGCGGCGGTGGGATTGGACGCACCGGCGGAGCGGACAGCAGGAGAGTGGAGAGGGTATATGGGCGGCCGGAAGTTCGGGACGGGCAAAGCGGTTGACACCAAAATCCGCGGAAGAACAGAAATCAACGATTTGTTCCGGAAAGACAGCAACTCGATGCTGTCAGTAGGAATTTACTATACTGTCGTACCTATAATGTTAAGAGGCCCGAacggaagagcgaaggacTCCGTGGTGGTTACAGcccgtgtgtgtgcgtgcgtgtgtgcacGAGCATGTGCCAGGAACAGGACGGGCACTGTGTGGTAGTCGCGTGTGCAAAGGCGTGTGTTTAGAATCGTTCGCGTGGCGCTGCGGCAGAAATCTGGCAGCGTCAATGccgagaacaagagagaagggtgTAAACACACTTTTTCGCCGCCACATTTTCCCAGGGGTTCTCGTGTCTGCGGAACCAGCGCCGtctggacagagagagaacactcCACCGGCTAAGCACCGCTGGACGAGAGACATTGACAGCCGGAGCTTCGAGGTCAGCCACCAAAACACTTGAGCAAGCGTATTCGGTAGTGGGAACTGTACCCTCGACAGCATATAAACACGTGAGATGGGAACTCCTCGTGGCTAACTTTAAGTTACTACTCCTGTACCGCGTCTGGACGGAGCCGGAGCGTACGGCTGTGTCCGCGCAGCTGGCCGTGTCCATCTCATGAAAACGGCAATGGTCCAGTTTGTACGCACAGAAATCAAACCGCGTCACGCGTAGTTTGCTCCGCTTGGCGGATTGAAAGAACCGTGGCACGAGGATCTGTCAAGATAGTTTGTTGAAACAAAGTTGCTGTCGTTTCCCTCACAAACGTGCTCCCTTCAGCACCGATATCGATAAGCCGGTACAGGTAACAGATTTGACCACTAAGCGTAGTCGAAGATTGACGCCTCTAGGTTCACCTCTCCCCTCATCGTGACGTTACCCTTCATGTCGTAGTATCCTTCGCAAGCGGAATTCTTTCATTGCATGTAGCTCAGCTCCTAGGACACACGGGGAGCGGGACATGCCTAGTGCTTCGAGTCCCCGCCATGCTCCCGAATTACATAACGTTATACGGTTACGACCGTTGAAAACGctcatgcatgcagagtcCAGGGCTACCTAGTGCTACCGAAGACTGCTGACAGTGTTTTGAATGGTTTATACCCGCTCACGGGCGGCATCTGCGCTTGTTGTTAACGGCGCCTCTGGAAGTCGGCGGATGACGTCTAAGAGCTGGAGCAGGAAAGAAACTTGCCACGAGTACGGGATGGTCGAGAAAGGCGGCACCTGAAAATccgagaaaacacgaagGCTTTCCTCAGGCTCTGAGGGAAGCCGCTGTTGGCGACCGTTCCGCGCGCAACAtgcgacgacggcgacacGGATGCTCCGTCGCGCATTGTGTGCccgagacgcacagagaaaaTCACGCAACTGCCTCAGAATAGTCACAGTCGCTAGTATCGGCTACGAACGGGAGGGGTTAGAAAAAATTTGGGGGAGGTAAGCTCGTGGGACCTCTGCACAACTTGCACTGACCGCTAACGCCCTGCTTTCTGCTTCAGACCGGAAAGTCGTACGGTAAATAAAACCCGTCGACAGCCGCTGTCCTGTCTCACATCACAAAGTTCGGAAGCAAATACCACCGTAGACAAGCAGCTCATGACCGTCTTTCTGTGTCAGTTCTTAACTCACGTGAACAAACAGGACTTCGGTGTCCGAGCCCAAGTTTTCCAGAAGCGACTGGTAGCTGAACGGCAGACACAACAAAGAGGAGCCCCCGAGAGCGCTACAGTCCGTGCGCACAGCGCAGGGTTTGTCTCACACGAGTTCTAAAAAGCACAGCTATTCAAGTGGGTAGGACACACGCACGAAATGGAGGCAGTGCATGCGAAAAACTGAGTGCCTCGTAAGACGGTCATCGAAATTGCATGTGAGTGACAGCACTACATACATCTGAATAGAAACAAGCACGTAACACTCTGGCCGCACTGTGAACAGCGCCAATGATCACTACAGTCTAGCTGAGCCCAAGATCTCCAGTACGCTCATCAACTGAGACGACCGAGAATACAGAAGAACACACACATCTTCACCGACAGGCAGGTCAAGTCTTTACACATATCTCCGTGCTCGCATTTATTTGAAGTTGGTCACAACTATCCTGGGAAACCGCAGGCACGAGAACCTTTCTTCGTGGCCTTGTTTCTCCTACAATTTGCAGTTCCCGCTAAAACTGCCTTTAGTTGCCAAATGCGTCTAACTGATCCGCTAAGACCTCGATGAACCCGCGTTCAAGTCCACTGTGCGTGCGGTActtttttcttgtctcctaGTCTCTGTGCCTGCTATTTTCTACGTTGCCTCGCGCTCTCACATGCGTCCACTTAGTAGCCAAGTTTTCTTGCTCTTGTGCGCTAGATGTGTCGAGAGTCCTCGTCGCTCGGTGCGGAATTGTGGTTCGCTAAGGGTTACTGTTTGTCATCCTGAAGTGCGCTGTGGACCGCGAATATGCGACAAAAACCCCCTCTCGTGACTCTTACTACAAGTAGTTACAGACGAAGCGTCCAGCGTAGGTGGATGTTTTGCAAGGAAACCCACGCTCTTGGAGGGCGGTACAGATCTCCTGTGACGCGAAAGAAGGCACACAAAGACACACTGCGGAGCATGAGACCCTGCTGCTGCGGATTTTTTCTCGAAGCGTTTACGTGCCTCGTGGCATTCGCAAGCGGGGGTGGACTTCGAAAGCACTTGATGGAATATCTGAAAAAGGGATCGAACGGACTGACGCTGTCATTTCTGGGGGTCATCGCTTCCCCCTGCGAGTACGAGCCCCAGCATGTCCCGCGTATTTGCTCCTtcgggaggcgagaggagcgtcCGTGTCGCGTTTCGAAAAGTAAGGATGGGTGACTCAGAGCTCCAGCGGGATGCGTCTTTTGCTTCACCTCAAGGGGAAGGCGGGTGACGAGCCTGTCAGGCCCGGTATCTGATattcgcgccttctccggaCGAAAGCCGCGCTGGTCCGGAATGCAGAAGTCCGCCTCTGATAGGAACAAGGACCAGCACGCACGTTAACTACGGGGGATCTTGTGCCGAGCCGGAGTCGGTCCAACACGCATCTCGACATGAACCAGGAGAACCGTCAACGCGTAAAGCTGTGCCTTCTGCAGTTTGTCAaggcaagacagagaaataGACACATCCTGGGACTGCGCGCAGTATCCCAGACGCTTTGCTGGTGCACTATGCGAACAGCACCGCACGGCCGACCAACTACGTCGGCTAatgcggaagagaagcgtcTGGAATGTCTACGCATGTCAAGACCGCACACTGTTATACGtacggagacagacagcaCCGAAGGGAAGGATCGCCCGTCCTACAGGTAGAAACGATGGGGCCGGTTAGAGTCTAccacggggaagaagagtggAGATCAGGCTTCCTCTTTAGGGTGTTAGAATCGAAACAAACCCTCACCGTTGACGGCGACCTTCTCTAGCTCGAAGGCTGTCGCAGCCTGATTGAGACCCAAGTGAAATGCCAGCTTCTTCACGACCCGTTTTTCGTCTGCCTCAGTCTCGTGCTCGTCACCAGGCTTTCCTTGAgatccgttcttctccgagGCCGCTGCCTCCACCATCGGCGTGTCCGCCTGGACTGGCGACGCTGCCTCCGGCAGCCCGCGCATCCTAACAGGGCTGTCTGTGTCGCCAAGTCTCTGCGTTTCACTGCTTTCCACTTCAGCAAGTGTCTTTCCCAAGCGGTCTCTGATCCCGTTTTTCGCAACAGCGCTGGGTGACACAGTGGGCGTCTTCACACCACTTTCCTGCGCCGCACCGAAGGCCTGCAAacgcgcgctgtctctcacGTCGAGGGAGCGGAGTCGCGTCTGCCGTTCCGTCCAAGAACTGTTCAAGCGAAGCGCCGCGCCGATTCGTGGAGCCGCTTCCttcgcagccgctgcggccgCTTCGAGAATTTCCGCGCCGCACAGGCGGACACCGGAAGAGATGAAGTGCACAGGAGGCGGGTTCGTAAATGCCCGCGTGAtcactgtctcctccccgCTTTGGCTCCGAGCCTTGTCAGCCGCAAACACACCGTCCTTGGCCGATCTCGAAATCTCCGCGACAAGAGCCTCCGGGCTTCCCGTCCCGTCGCTGTTGATGTCAGCAACGTTTCGCCGTGTTGATCCGCCGACGATGGAACCTTCTTGCTTGCCACTCtttggagaagacgcggcgccgtcgtcgGCCGCACACGAAGTGGCCAGGTCCTCGAAAGACACTCCCGACTGGACAAAAAAGCCAAATTCCGCCGCGTTCGCAGGCTGTCCACTCCGCATCGAGCCCTCCGAGCTGGAGTATGGAGAAGGCATGCGCTGTTCCTCGAATCCAGCTTCGCCGTCCTGCGCTCGCAGAAGCGCTCGCTCCATGTGGGACACAAGGCACGCCGTGGGATTCTTTCGCACCGATCCGAACGGGCCGAAACCGGTGACATACGCGAGAAGAGTCGCTCGggggtgtctctcctcgcttggCGCGAACGGAAGACTCGAAGCCGTCGCTGACGCAGACTGACGAGAGcggggagaaaggagcgtTTCTCTGGGCGGCGCATTTTCATTCTGAGGAAGCGAGTGTGCCATGGCGCTGCGTATATCGGCGGTCGGCAGGTcagggaagacgcggcgcTGCGGCTCTGGAGAGGCTTCAGGAGCGCGGGTCTCACGCTCGTCTGCTAAAAACGTCGCGGGTTCGCTTTCGCCGAACGCAAAGAAAGGAACTGCAGTCGTCGTGGGGACGTCTTGCTTGTCAGaacgagaggacgaagcgtgGGCTCCTCCGTCCCGTTCTTTTTCACCGTCCGTCACCGCGAGCTCAAGACCGCCAGCGGAGGGCCTTTGTGCAGCGccaagagagcgaaaaggcaTGCGGTCGGTGGGGTCACGGGTAAATTTCAGAGACAGGTTCGGGtggggagacgcgcgaggagaaaTCGTCAGATACGCGTCAGACACTGAACGAGCGGCGAGCAGGTGCGAGCGACGCACGGAgtggcgaggcgggagacgtgAGACAAGTCGGCGCTGCGTTGCGAGAACGTCTGTTTTGAGTGAGGGACGAGTGCCTTTTCGCCGTTCTTCGGCTCTCGGGAGACCAGAAAAGGGACGCGGAACGTCGGCCGGAGGCTGTAGAAAGGACAGAGGGTGACCGTCAGAATGGACACCAGGGAGACGGGAGGCAGGTttcgagggaaacggagacagggtgagaaaagacggaggagactTCGAAGAGTCGCGCGTGCGAATCCGACTGCGCTTCCTGGCGGCGTCGACCCCGCGCCAAAAACTGCGAGCGGCCTCGACGCGGGCTCCGAGATGCCGAGCCCCGGCACCCAGCGCCTGCAAATGGCCGcagtgaaggagaagaagcacgagcaaaaaagaagaaaaacggacgAAATCTCCAAAACGGTAGTCAGATGGGCGAAGTCGCGCCTGCGCTTTGCCAGTTGCTTCGCCCTGTGTCTTTGCTTGGTACTGGACCGCTCCCCGCTCGAGGCCACACATTTTTGACGGCAGGGTCTGTCACTTGTAGGCGCTTCTCACAGAGATGCGCAAACCCGTAAGGAAAtgaaacgagaaagacgtTCACCGGCAAGGACAGGCCAAAGGCAATCTCTCGAGATCCAGACTCAAACACCGAAGGCGGAAACCAATTTCCCGCTCGCCGGTGACCCCGAGTAACCGTCGCACCGACgaagcgcctctctctgggtcCCCAGAGAGGAACGCTTCCCGTCGTGTCTCGCGTGGCCCTTTGAGTTCCTGTGCGTTTCCCGACGAACTGAATCTCCGGCGCAATTCAATCTCTCTGGCCTTGCTCAGCACGCGCAGTGTCGCGAGAAGACAATCCGCCGCTACAGGTTTTCGCGCCATGTCTTGCGGCGAGCCTGCAGCGAGCGACTCCTCAACGGCATGGAACCGACCTGCGGATCTAAACACCCGTCCCCTGTCCATGGCGGGACATCTCGCGGCTGTCGTTTCCCCACTGCAACTGCGCAAGACAAACGTGTCGAGAATTCACGATATCCTGCAGAGACAACGTGCATCAGGGCCCTGCTACGCGGTTGCAACGGTGTGCGCCCGCGGCTCAGAGTGAGTGAATGCGAAgaagatgcatgcgcacagaCAGCGCCGCTGTCCGGGAGTTGAGAGCTCAACCGATCGTGGAAAGGGGAAGCGCTCGCCAAGTGCTTGCGGAAGCGAAACCGACCCCGTAATTTTCTAGCACGAAGACGTTCATTGCTCTGTGACAGCGGATTCGGCAAACTCTCTCCCCAAGAaccctttttttcctgccGGCCAGCCAGAGCCACTCAGTCAGCGGAAAAACAAGCGCTCTCCCGACACCGCCAGGTGTGAGGCTCGGCAAGACCTATGACGagctttcctcgtcgcctctgcgaCACAAACCGTGCCTCGAGTCCAACAAATATccgccgcgagaagaagcggcccactgccttctctctcggtgaTATACGTGTactctcgtttctccttatatatatatatatatatatatatattatagATACACATGA from Neospora caninum Liverpool complete genome, chromosome VIII includes the following:
- a CDS encoding Pyrrolidone-carboxylate peptidase,related, which gives rise to MCGLERGAVQYQAKTQGEATGKAQARLRPSDYRFGDFVRFSSFLLVLLLLHCGHLQALGAGARHLGARVEAARSFWRGVDAARKRSRIRTRDSSKSPPSFLTLSPFPSKPASRLPGVHSDGHPLSFLQPPADVPRPFSGLPRAEERRKGTRPSLKTDVLATQRRLVSRLPPRHSVRRSHLLAARSVSDAYLTISPRASPHPNLSLKFTRDPTDRMPFRSLGAAQRPSAGGLELAVTDGEKERDGGAHASSSRSDKQDVPTTTAVPFFAFGESEPATFLADERETRAPEASPEPQRRVFPDLPTADIRSAMAHSLPQNENAPPRETLLSPRSRQSASATASSLPFAPSEERHPRATLLAYVTGFGPFGSVRKNPTACLVSHMERALLRAQDGEAGFEEQRMPSPYSSSEGSMRSGQPANAAEFGFFVQSGVSFEDLATSCAADDGAASSPKSGKQEGSIVGGSTRRNVADINSDGTGSPEALVAEISRSAKDGVFAADKARSQSGEETVITRAFTNPPPVHFISSGVRLCGAEILEAAAAAAKEAAPRIGAALRLNSSWTERQTRLRSLDVRDSARLQAFGAAQESGVKTPTVSPSAVAKNGIRDRLGKTLAEVESSETQRLGDTDSPVRMRGLPEAASPVQADTPMVEAAASEKNGSQGKPGDEHETEADEKRVVKKLAFHLGLNQAATAFELEKVAVNEADFCIPDQRGFRPEKARISDTGPDRLVTRLPLEEICTALQERGFPCKTSTYAGRFVCNYLYYQSLLENLGSDTEVLFVHVPPFSTIPYSWQVSFLLQLLDVIRRLPEAPLTTSADAARNKKQHARRTSKASGSSGGNPKVEKEPEYEVEDVVAYTEDRRGVARWKVRWKGYDSDEDTWETRANLRGSPAFWKQMDRLQREWRMAHKNDESSSAFEDEDEDDGRSEDDVADPTRPGKGQSKARRGAGRPPAGKRRRTHSSSKRGKASSEDENEEEHEGSEEAPGVEDADREQDSSGEDDELLPYPIIYGTDTEPPPHHLPDETVLTDGRLSVFRFKNVPLKPKSDAHLGDTPACEGLSPGRLPRTEREDGSGLPAKRERRSAETENVRLSGRPGGDAAGGEDSKTAPEAQPASAHGDAPSKGGNCVYVQYLVDGKYVYSLPFDRARLYCPQLLLTYLMARTTFKTSAAAEGRPSRGKTRQAYESCFVQENQENLAREANCLPSPERGSVTPASVEEVEVDNAVAEEKLYSDAAVLSRETTSSTGRKRDGGHVDEESERTDSGDESESHAEKAHTRQKAGNRFPEEATRRDSSETDGSEFASDGSDSGGSKSGQAKKDDAGGAVEYEYGALKRSPIFSCVAG